The Streptomyces pactum genome contains a region encoding:
- a CDS encoding DUF397 domain-containing protein has product MRAIDLSAVSWRKSSYSNTSGGECVEVSDDLLRAAEWHRSSYSNQDGGQCVEVAHNLPSLVPVRDSKDPARGALLFAAPAWAAFVDGVRREAAGGAA; this is encoded by the coding sequence GTGCGAGCCATCGATCTGAGCGCCGTCTCTTGGCGTAAGAGCAGCTACAGCAACACGAGCGGCGGCGAGTGCGTCGAGGTCTCCGACGACCTCCTCCGCGCCGCCGAATGGCACCGGAGCAGCTACAGCAACCAGGACGGCGGCCAGTGCGTCGAGGTCGCCCACAACCTCCCCTCCCTCGTCCCCGTCCGGGACAGCAAGGACCCCGCTCGCGGAGCACTCCTGTTCGCCGCGCCCGCGTGGGCCGCCTTCGTGGACGGAGTCCGACGGGAAGCGGCGGGAGGGGCCGCGTAA
- a CDS encoding FABP family protein has translation MIEIPSDLHKDLVPLAFLLGNWAGAGVHDFPGAEKCNFGQEVSFTHDGRDFLEYQSHTWVLDNDGDKVRPLESEHGFWRIDANRKVEVTMVRDDGVIEIWYGEMADQKPQIDLVTDAVARTAASQPYTGGKRLYGYVKSDLMWVGEKQTPEVELRPYMSAHLKKVVTPEDVERWAKALPDDMPDDGIAFFK, from the coding sequence ATGATCGAGATCCCGTCCGACCTCCACAAGGACCTCGTCCCCCTCGCCTTCCTCCTCGGGAACTGGGCGGGCGCGGGCGTGCACGACTTCCCCGGTGCCGAGAAGTGCAACTTCGGCCAGGAGGTCTCCTTCACCCACGACGGCCGGGACTTCCTGGAGTACCAGTCGCACACCTGGGTGCTGGACAACGACGGCGACAAGGTCCGTCCGCTGGAGTCCGAGCACGGCTTCTGGCGCATCGACGCGAACCGCAAGGTCGAGGTGACGATGGTCCGCGACGACGGCGTCATCGAGATCTGGTACGGCGAGATGGCCGACCAGAAGCCCCAGATCGACCTGGTGACGGACGCGGTGGCCCGCACGGCGGCTTCTCAGCCCTACACCGGCGGCAAGCGGCTCTACGGCTACGTCAAGAGCGACCTGATGTGGGTCGGCGAGAAGCAGACCCCCGAGGTCGAGCTGCGCCCCTACATGTCGGCGCACCTGAAGAAGGTCGTCACCCCCGAGGACGTCGAGCGCTGGGCCAAGGCCCTGCCCGACGACATGCCCGACGACGGGATCGCCTTCTTCAAGTAG
- a CDS encoding Fur family transcriptional regulator: MVSTDWKSDLRQRGYRLTPQRQLVLEAVDTLEHATPDDILGEVRKTASGVNISTVYRTLELLEELGLVSHAHLGHGAPTYHLADRHHHIHLVCRDCTNVIEADLSVAAEFTAKLREQFGFDTDMKHFAIFGRCEDCSLKGSTAES; the protein is encoded by the coding sequence GTGGTGAGCACCGACTGGAAGAGCGACCTCAGGCAGCGCGGGTACCGGCTGACCCCGCAGCGGCAGCTTGTGCTCGAAGCCGTGGACACCCTTGAGCACGCGACCCCCGACGACATCCTCGGCGAAGTGAGGAAGACGGCGTCGGGGGTCAACATTTCCACCGTGTACCGCACGCTGGAGCTGCTGGAGGAGCTGGGCCTCGTCTCGCACGCCCACCTCGGGCACGGGGCGCCCACCTACCACCTGGCCGACCGGCACCACCACATCCACCTGGTGTGCCGGGACTGCACCAACGTGATCGAGGCCGACCTGTCGGTGGCCGCCGAGTTCACCGCCAAGCTGCGGGAGCAGTTCGGCTTCGACACCGACATGAAGCACTTCGCGATCTTCGGCCGGTGCGAGGACTGCTCCCTGAAGGGCTCAACTGCCGAGTCGTAG